The Mesoterricola silvestris sequence GGCACTTAGCCGGGCCCATGAGATGGCGGTTCGTCAAGCCCTGGGGGCCGAGCATCGGCATCTGTTCTTGACCTACTTTATGGACAGCTTCCTGGTCTGCGCGGGCGGTTTGGCCCTGGCCATGGCCTTGAACTTCGTTGCTGGGCCGATCGTGCTTGCCCTGATGCCCGAATTAATCCGGGTGGGCTCGGAACTGCTTCGCCCCGGCTGGGCACTTTTGGGCTTCGGCACAGCGCTGTGCTTGGCCGTGTCCATCCTGTTGGCAGCCTTGGTGGCGTTCCAGCCTCAAAGGGTCGAATTGGCCAATTCCATGGGGGATGGCGGCCACGCCGCCACCGAAGGCCGACATCCCGTGAGGGCGGCACTCCTGCCAGCCCAGGTCGCGATCATTCTGGTCCTGTTGACTGTCGCCAGTTTGGTGACCCGCAGTTGCATCCAGGCCCTGACCCTGGACCCAGGCTTCCGGTCCAAGGGGGCATATTGCTTTGAAGTGGTAATGCCGGATCCTGCCAATCGCTGGGCCCCCGCCGGTTTTGAGCTCCTAGGCCTCGCGGCCAACCTCCCGGGGACCAAAGCTGCCACCTTTTCCAAAGGTGAACCGGTAGGTCGTGGTTCCCGTTGGGTTAGCACCATTTGCAGCCACCCGGGCCCAGCCCTCCCGCAGGATCCACAGGCCCGCTTCATGGGCATTTCCACATCCTACTTCGAGACCTTGGGAACCCGGATTATGGACGGCCGGGGCTTCACCGAAGCTGAGGTCCGCGCGGATTCCCCGGTGGTCATCCTCAATTCCACCTTGGCCAAGCAGTTGTTTCAGAACCAGAACCCGCTCGGGCGGTCTGTGCGTATGGGAATGGGGAATCGTCAGGTCGAGGTCGTTGGCATTGTCCAGGATCTCCGCAGCCATGCTCTCGACCAATCGGCACTGCCGGAATTCTTCATTCCCTATTTCTCGAAATTTGGGGCCAGCATGACCGTCACCGTACGAACTGACCTGGCGCCTGGGGAATTCGAGCGGGCCTTCCGGTCCCGAATGGGTGTGTGGAACGGCGGAGCCCGGATGCGGAAGGTGAAACTCCTGGCCGACTTGTCTGTGGAAACCCTTGGCGAGCGATTTCGGGCCAGTGCTTTGATCGCCGGGGTCGCATTTCTAGGTTTGGTGATCGGTGCGACAGGCCTATACGGCACTCTGTCGACCCAGGTGACCCGGGGCCGCCGTGAAATTGGGATGCGCATGGCCCTTGGGGCCAGAACCGGAGAGATCCTGGCGCTTGTGCTTGGACGCGGGGCACGCAGGGTCGGGATAGGAATGGCGTTGGGGCTACTGGGTTCGTCCGCAGTCGCTCACCTCCTAGCCAATCGTCTATATGGAATCGGCCCCATGGACCCCATCGCTTTTTCCTTCGCCGCACTGGTATTGGGCCTAGTCTGCTTTCTGGCGAGCCTGATCCCCGCGTTGAGGGCGGCTTCCGTCGACCCAGCCCAGGTGCTCAGGGGAAATTAGGTTCCTTCAAAAACCTAGGTCATACAACCACCCACATAAGGGACAGGGCGAATTGAACCCCTCCTGTCCCTTCAACCCTGGGTTGGCTTAATGAACTGCATTACGCCTCCGGGCGGCCCTTTCCTTTCGGACGCCCCTGCCTTCTGGCCCTGACCAGCCTGCCCTGCCGGCGGCCGCGGGTCGGGACGGTGGGGTTCCATCCGTACCTGGCGACGCATCGGGGTCCCAGCAGCCTGCGCCGACCCATCGGTAGCGCAAACGCAGCAGCGAGCTGCTGCGTTTGCGCTTGCCGTGATCCATTGACGAAGGGGAGAGAGGAGGCGTGGGTGCGGCGCATACGGTGCCGGGGCCGGGGGAACGATGCGAGGCCGCGATGGACGGTGATGTGCGGGATAAAGAACAAGGCCATGGGTTCTGGCAGGCCACCGGCCGCTCGGCAGACCTGACGGATGCAGCCTCGCCCCGAGTCAAACCATGCCGTTCCAGGCATGCGTTTCACCTGGGCCCCACCCCACTCCGCGATCCCCTTCCGTCCAATGGACAACGGCAAGCGCAAACGCAGCAGCTTGCTGCTGCGTTTGCGCTACCGATGGGTCGGCGCATAATGCCGGGACCCCGGTGGTGGGTCGCGAGCCGCGGATGGAACCCGGCCGCGACGTCCCGCGGCCCCCGGCAGGGCATGCCTGGCCTGGCCACGCCGACGAACCCGCCGAATTCCCTACTGCGTCGCGACCCGCCGCAGGTTTCCGCGCACCAGGTCCGGGGGCAGCGGGACCATGCCGTTGAGGCGGACCTGGTTCTGGCCGTCTTGGGAGAGGACGAACTCCATGAAGGCCGTGATCCTGGGGTTGAGGGCCTTGCCGGGGGCCTTGTTGAGGTAGATGTAGATGCCGCGTACGAAGGGGTAGGAGCCGTCGGCCACGGTCGCGGCGGTGGGCGCCACGGCGGCGCTCCCGCCCTGGGGGACGATGGGGAGGGGGCGGACGCCTTCGTAGATTTCGGAAAGATCGCCGTAGCCCATGGCGCCGGGTTCGGCCAGGACCATCCGGTAGACCTCCATGCCATCCACCCCG is a genomic window containing:
- a CDS encoding ABC transporter permease, with product MTLRDAFRGLSRSPAFSLTTLLVMALGLGTNIMFFNAVHALLWRPLAFPQSEGVLFVQLQGDRAAGFSATGRDAAVLHDHVPDVAEIGLVNTTANLALSLGDQTLDLTAAEASSGYFRLLRLQPLVGQFFGPEEDLDNPTEQKAVLTESAWRSRFQSDLSVVGRTFMTESGTERYPVRILGVVRSGVTLPFAANAEIVTAIPWMDTKVRAQGSHFYKTLVRLRPGVSREQGSAEIQTVFRTLGNLGPEFPLDRNFRLDPLRQVVIPAQPAVLFLLYGAAGLLLLLTAANVASLFLARALSRAHEMAVRQALGAEHRHLFLTYFMDSFLVCAGGLALAMALNFVAGPIVLALMPELIRVGSELLRPGWALLGFGTALCLAVSILLAALVAFQPQRVELANSMGDGGHAATEGRHPVRAALLPAQVAIILVLLTVASLVTRSCIQALTLDPGFRSKGAYCFEVVMPDPANRWAPAGFELLGLAANLPGTKAATFSKGEPVGRGSRWVSTICSHPGPALPQDPQARFMGISTSYFETLGTRIMDGRGFTEAEVRADSPVVILNSTLAKQLFQNQNPLGRSVRMGMGNRQVEVVGIVQDLRSHALDQSALPEFFIPYFSKFGASMTVTVRTDLAPGEFERAFRSRMGVWNGGARMRKVKLLADLSVETLGERFRASALIAGVAFLGLVIGATGLYGTLSTQVTRGRREIGMRMALGARTGEILALVLGRGARRVGIGMALGLLGSSAVAHLLANRLYGIGPMDPIAFSFAALVLGLVCFLASLIPALRAASVDPAQVLRGN